Proteins from one Malania oleifera isolate guangnan ecotype guangnan chromosome 4, ASM2987363v1, whole genome shotgun sequence genomic window:
- the LOC131152640 gene encoding RING-H2 finger protein ATL58-like isoform X1: MSRSLLEVPSCSTASAELKLYRAFIFSIPIFFTFFLLLLFYLYLHCTRADRSSLQIRHNTDSRAASSSKELRELLPVIVFKESFSARDMQCSICLGDYQEEERLRQIPACGHSFHVECIHHWLASHTTCPLCRLSILAS, translated from the exons ATGTCTCGCAGCCTCCTAGAAGTACCCAGTTGCTCAACAGCTTCTGCTGAACTAAAACTTTACCGGGCTTTCATCTTCTCTATTCCAATCTTCTTCACTTTTTTCCTCCTCCTCTTGTTCTACCTCTATCTTCACTGTACAAGGGCCGAcagaagttctcttcaaattcGACATAACACTGATTCCAGA GCTGCGTCCAGCTCCAAGGAGCTCAGAGAGCTGCTACCTGTCATTGTGTTCAAGGAGAGCTTCTCCGCCAGAGATATGCA ATGCTCAATATGCCTTGGGGACTACCAAGAAGAGGAGAGGCTTCGGCAAATACCTGCATGTGGCCATTCATTTCATGTGGAGTGCATTCACCACTGGCTTGCCTCTCACACCACCTGCCCTCTCTGTCGCCTTTCCATCCTTGCCTCTTGA
- the LOC131152640 gene encoding RING-H2 finger protein ATL58-like isoform X2, whose amino-acid sequence MSRSLLEVPSCSTASAELKLYRAFIFSIPIFFTFFLLLLFYLYLHCTRADRSSLQIRHNTDSRAASSSKELRELLPVIVFKESFSARDMQISMVRFSYGKNDVLTINRQPLNILKPSAYFPKNKKMSF is encoded by the exons ATGTCTCGCAGCCTCCTAGAAGTACCCAGTTGCTCAACAGCTTCTGCTGAACTAAAACTTTACCGGGCTTTCATCTTCTCTATTCCAATCTTCTTCACTTTTTTCCTCCTCCTCTTGTTCTACCTCTATCTTCACTGTACAAGGGCCGAcagaagttctcttcaaattcGACATAACACTGATTCCAGA GCTGCGTCCAGCTCCAAGGAGCTCAGAGAGCTGCTACCTGTCATTGTGTTCAAGGAGAGCTTCTCCGCCAGAGATATGCA GATTTCAATGGTTAGGTTCTCCTATGGGAAAAATGATGTACTTACTATTAACAGACAGCCCTTGAATATCCTTaaaccatctgcatattttcctaaaaacaaGAAAATGAGTTTCTGA
- the LOC131152640 gene encoding RING-H2 finger protein ATL58-like isoform X3 produces MSRSLLEVPSCSTASAELKLYRAFIFSIPIFFTFFLLLLFYLYLHCTRADRSSLQIRHNTDSRAASSSKELRELLPVIVFKESFSARDMQFSCTAFSISVVKNYSTGFQWLGSPMGKMMYLLLTDSP; encoded by the exons ATGTCTCGCAGCCTCCTAGAAGTACCCAGTTGCTCAACAGCTTCTGCTGAACTAAAACTTTACCGGGCTTTCATCTTCTCTATTCCAATCTTCTTCACTTTTTTCCTCCTCCTCTTGTTCTACCTCTATCTTCACTGTACAAGGGCCGAcagaagttctcttcaaattcGACATAACACTGATTCCAGA GCTGCGTCCAGCTCCAAGGAGCTCAGAGAGCTGCTACCTGTCATTGTGTTCAAGGAGAGCTTCTCCGCCAGAGATATGCA GTTTTCCTGCACTGCCTTCTCTATCTCAGTTGTCAAAAACTATTCCACAGGATTTCAATGGTTAGGTTCTCCTATGGGAAAAATGATGTACTTACTATTAACAGACAGCCCTTGA
- the LOC131152640 gene encoding RING-H2 finger protein ATL58-like isoform X8 has translation MSRSLLEVPSCSTASAELKLYRAFIFSIPIFFTFFLLLLFYLYLHCTRADRSSLQIRHNTDSRAASSSKELRELLPVIVFKESFSARDMQ, from the exons ATGTCTCGCAGCCTCCTAGAAGTACCCAGTTGCTCAACAGCTTCTGCTGAACTAAAACTTTACCGGGCTTTCATCTTCTCTATTCCAATCTTCTTCACTTTTTTCCTCCTCCTCTTGTTCTACCTCTATCTTCACTGTACAAGGGCCGAcagaagttctcttcaaattcGACATAACACTGATTCCAGA GCTGCGTCCAGCTCCAAGGAGCTCAGAGAGCTGCTACCTGTCATTGTGTTCAAGGAGAGCTTCTCCGCCAGAGATATGCA
- the LOC131152640 gene encoding RING-H2 finger protein ATL58-like isoform X5 — translation MSRSLLEVPSCSTASAELKLYRAFIFSIPIFFTFFLLLLFYLYLHCTRADRSSLQIRHNTDSRAASSSKELRELLPVIVFKESFSARDMQGVSPQH, via the exons ATGTCTCGCAGCCTCCTAGAAGTACCCAGTTGCTCAACAGCTTCTGCTGAACTAAAACTTTACCGGGCTTTCATCTTCTCTATTCCAATCTTCTTCACTTTTTTCCTCCTCCTCTTGTTCTACCTCTATCTTCACTGTACAAGGGCCGAcagaagttctcttcaaattcGACATAACACTGATTCCAGA GCTGCGTCCAGCTCCAAGGAGCTCAGAGAGCTGCTACCTGTCATTGTGTTCAAGGAGAGCTTCTCCGCCAGAGATATGCA
- the LOC131152640 gene encoding RING-H2 finger protein ATL58-like isoform X7, producing MSRSLLEVPSCSTASAELKLYRAFIFSIPIFFTFFLLLLFYLYLHCTRADRSSLQIRHNTDSRAASSSKELRELLPVIVFKESFSARDMQFLS from the exons ATGTCTCGCAGCCTCCTAGAAGTACCCAGTTGCTCAACAGCTTCTGCTGAACTAAAACTTTACCGGGCTTTCATCTTCTCTATTCCAATCTTCTTCACTTTTTTCCTCCTCCTCTTGTTCTACCTCTATCTTCACTGTACAAGGGCCGAcagaagttctcttcaaattcGACATAACACTGATTCCAGA GCTGCGTCCAGCTCCAAGGAGCTCAGAGAGCTGCTACCTGTCATTGTGTTCAAGGAGAGCTTCTCCGCCAGAGATATGCA
- the LOC131152640 gene encoding RING-H2 finger protein ATL58-like isoform X6, producing MSRSLLEVPSCSTASAELKLYRAFIFSIPIFFTFFLLLLFYLYLHCTRADRSSLQIRHNTDSRAASSSKELRELLPVIVFKESFSARDMQKGS from the exons ATGTCTCGCAGCCTCCTAGAAGTACCCAGTTGCTCAACAGCTTCTGCTGAACTAAAACTTTACCGGGCTTTCATCTTCTCTATTCCAATCTTCTTCACTTTTTTCCTCCTCCTCTTGTTCTACCTCTATCTTCACTGTACAAGGGCCGAcagaagttctcttcaaattcGACATAACACTGATTCCAGA GCTGCGTCCAGCTCCAAGGAGCTCAGAGAGCTGCTACCTGTCATTGTGTTCAAGGAGAGCTTCTCCGCCAGAGATATGCA